One window of the Saccopteryx bilineata isolate mSacBil1 chromosome 2, mSacBil1_pri_phased_curated, whole genome shotgun sequence genome contains the following:
- the LOC136323178 gene encoding small ubiquitin-related modifier 2-like isoform X2: MVDKKPKEGIKTGNYNHINLKVAGRNGSVARFEIKRHTPLSKLIKTYCEQQDTPAQLEMEDENTIDVFQQQARGIY; this comes from the exons ATGGTGGATAAAAAGCCCAAGGAAGGCATCAAGACTGGGAACTACAATCACATTAATTTGAAGGTGGCAGGGCGGAATGGTTCTGTGGCACGGTTTGAGATTAAGAGGCACACACCACTTAGTAAACTAATAAAAACCTACTGTGAACAACAGG ACACACCTGCACAGCTGGAAATGGAGGATGAAAATACAATTGATGTGTTCCAACAGCAGGCAAGAGGCATCTACTAA
- the LOC136323178 gene encoding small ubiquitin-related modifier 2-like isoform X1 — protein sequence MVDKKPKEGIKTGNYNHINLKVAGRNGSVARFEIKRHTPLSKLIKTYCEQQGLPMRQIRFRFDRQLINETDTPAQLEMEDENTIDVFQQQARGIY from the coding sequence ATGGTGGATAAAAAGCCCAAGGAAGGCATCAAGACTGGGAACTACAATCACATTAATTTGAAGGTGGCAGGGCGGAATGGTTCTGTGGCACGGTTTGAGATTAAGAGGCACACACCACTTAGTAAACTAATAAAAACCTACTGTGAACAACAGGGTTTGCCAATGAGGCAGATCCGATTTCGATTTGACAGACAGCTAATCAATGAAACAGACACACCTGCACAGCTGGAAATGGAGGATGAAAATACAATTGATGTGTTCCAACAGCAGGCAAGAGGCATCTACTAA